A region of the Phyllopteryx taeniolatus isolate TA_2022b chromosome 9, UOR_Ptae_1.2, whole genome shotgun sequence genome:
CCGACTTCCGTCTGGCATGgggtgaatgaagacttcgagacacttggcgtttgggctaattcgatttattgaacaagccttagtgtcatagcagctgctacattgccagaacgacgaaaagcccccgaaaaccccgggatctcagtttatcaaggttctaattctctgggcgtggaattagccccctcCCTGGTTGCATCCGGAAGGATGCTGCTCCTCATCACCATATTTGGAATCTCACTCGCCAGCTGCTGTCTCTTCCTCTGGTCAATCTTTCTCCCCTGGGCCCTTTGTTGCGATAATGAAAAACAGTTCTCTTTGAAGATCTGGCCCGGTTGTAAACCCCCGACAGTTCTCtgtcagggggggggggggcaggacaACCCAATATACATATAACTGGCTAAAGGatgtacaaagaaaagatagttgGTGTGAATACCAGTCTCAAACCATTTGACCCCCCCAAAGGAAGTCTGGTTTCAgtactattgaaatatactacaATATATAGACTACAATCATTGcctattactattattacaaAGTTCTGTCTTCTAGGTCTTGAAAAAAAGCGTCCTTAACATTTAAAACTGTTTCGAAAGAAGAATTTGCTCTTGCCGCCGTTTTAAACGTACCGTTGGGGTGGGGCCGTCCGGCGCAACGAGCGTGCCGATTGGGTAAATGAGCTTTGGCGTCACCGAATCCGGATGTATCTCGCGAGGTAAGAGGAACGTTTGTTTTCTTATCACTGACGGCTCCTAATGCAAGCCTGGCGACCAGCGAGAGACTTCATGTAGCAGtttaggaatccagctttcgtCTGTACACAAAATCGTAAGTTCAACCCGTTTTTGTTCTGATTGCAGCTCACTTTTGTAACGACTGTTAAGACGGGGACATTCAGTCAACTGATTGAGTGTGTCGCTTGCTAGCAGGCTACGCTAGCATCAACATTCACTTACTTTAATCCAATATATGCTATGAATTGAAAATAACCCTTCACCGTGGCGTGTCAGCTAACAGTACAAACATAGGTACTACTGAATGCTAATTATTAACGAAACGTTAACCTCAGGGTGACCAGTAAATCACAGTTAAATACTCGGCTTTCTGCATTTGTGGTGTGGTATTATCTAGACGTGCATAGAGAATTCCACCGTGCACTTTACGTTATAATATTCTAGCAGCAGCTTTTCTCTGTTGTCATGTGACAAGACGCTAGTATAATTGCTGCCATTCATTTATGCTGCTGTTGAAGAGTCTTGGGATGTCTTTTATGACACGACCCCAAATTATAATAAACTCGTCAAGCGAGATATCAGCAAATCACGTGAGATTTAGGCTCAGATTTAACTCAACACGTGTGTGCAATTGACTTTCAGTTGGcttttttagtgttttatttgtgATGCTGCAGCAGAAGGCTACCTGCAAAGAGGACAAATGTGATGATTGCCATGGAACACTTAATGGAAGTTACTGACACACAGGAAAGCATCTAGTTGCTCAATATCCACCCATTTCTTTATAGCATTTAACCTCATTGACgttgcgggtgagctgcagcctgtcCCAGATGACATTTGGCGAGTGACCACCTTAGACTTATCGCCAGTCCGGGACccggggtgagctggagcccatacTATCAGACCTTAGTCCAGAAAAATCGTTTGTCCACCCTGGAGTGATGGCTAGTCAATCACAGGATCCAGAGTGAGCTCGAGCCAATCCCAGCAGACGTTGAGTGGGAGAAACGGGGTCTACCCTAGACTGGTAGCCGGTCAAGCACAGGGACGTGGGTTAGATGGAGGCTATCTCAGCTGTCTTGGCAAGAGAAGCGAGGTCTACCCTGGACTTGTTGCCACCCAGTTGCgcgacacatgtagacaaaaaaaagcatttacactcacattataagctatggacaatttagagtcttcaatgaacctaacatgcatgtttttggaatgtgggaagaagtcGGAGTACTCTGAGGAAAACCCAGGCAAGCACAGGGAGTACATgtaaactccatacaggagagcctgagccaagattcaaacccatgGCCTCTTGCTAACCTCTATTTCACCTTGCTGCcagctgttttatttttcctttccccccctcatATCTCTAGTGACTGGGATGGTATCATGGACATGGACAATCATCAAGAAGGAGAGACACAGGGAGTCAAGATTTGTGGTCCACTGATAGAAGGCAACACACCAGGTATCCCAGCAATcccctgcatatttgcggtccactactcacaaattcacctttttaagtttagcctgggattttagtggaagttacagagagtcttcACCGCACCATAAAGCTAATAATACTACACTGTTCTTTCACCTCCTTATGACATATCCCGTTTGCCATTGTGTTGTCATCTCGGCAGCAGACACCCTGGCAACCTCACTTTCGCTTTTAGGGAATCACATGTTTCCTGATCTAGTGGCTAGGAAGGCTGCACATGATGAGGAGCAGACACAAGATGTTCCAGAAGAACCCCCCCAGGACACAGAAGGCTCTCATCCTCCCCCGGCGACCGAGCCAGAAAGCGAGGAGCCCCAAGACGATGTTGTGGACGGTGCACAAAGTGAATCTGGAGAATTTGTTGTCACCGTGCTGGCCAAGGCCAAGCTGGAGGAGCAAGGCCTCGGCGTGAAGGGTCGCTCGTCGCCACTGCTGGAGACTGGCATCCAGGAATCTCCCCCCACCGCCCACGGCGTGTCCAACCGTGACGAGGACGTGACGACAGAAAGTTGGCGGCGGCACAGGAAACACGTTTTTGTGCTGAGCGAAGCCGGAAAGCCCATCTATTCACGCTATGGCAGCGAAGAAGCTCTGTCGTCTACGATGGGCGTCATGATGGCGCTAGTGTCCTTTGTGCAAAGTGGAGATAACATCATACGTTCCGTCTActcaggtgagtgtcatgaaaATACACCATTTGTatgatacatttacatttatcttaattttatttacatttatgctattatatatgttttacaataaaaaatcaagtcttaatttttaaaatacatttaaaaaatgtgtttaatcgCTCTGCTGGTGACTTATTAATATTACGGTTGATTGATTGCATATCAAAACACTTTTGATATGTGACATAATACAATTTCTGATATATAATTTGTAGTTGTATCTAAATTGCAATTAACAAAGACAAGACAacaaaggggcggcacggtgcgcgactggttagcacaactgactcacagttctgaggaccggggttcaaatcccagtcccgcctgtgtggagttcgcatgttctgaccgtgtctgcgtgggttttctctgggcactccggtttcctcccacatcccaaaaacatgcgtggtaggttgattgaagactttaaattgtccgtaggcgcgaatggttgtttgtttctgtgccctgcgattggctggcgaccagtttagggtgtaccctgcctctcacccgaagctagctgggataggctccagcatgcccgcgacccttgtgaggataaaggggtacagaaaatggatggatggaagacaacAAAGGTACATCAATAAAGTACTGAGGAAAGGCatgtgatttctttttgttgtgcgtAGATTTTTGAGAGGGAAAAAAGAATGtcctttattttgtaaaaatgctgtaacataacaaaatgtgataaagtgctgtgaatatttaatatttacccTCTACTGTAGCCGACTCATCTACTTCACTGCGCAATGACGATAATAGCATGAAGTCAATTCAACACTCATCACATGTTTTGCTATTAACAACACGGACACCTTGCTGAAATCAACAGGTGGTCGGTCGGCACAGCAAACTAGAAACACTGCctcaaatgtgtgaaaatatttaGCTAAACGAGAGTGTAAGCgcggtcacttgcaaaatatgcaagtctatcctgaaatataacaaaatcACGTGCAATGGACACTTTAATGaaaagtgagtgagtgagcgagcTTGTGTTTGGACTCAAAAGCGCACACAGCGAgttgacaactgaaaaaaatatcaatggcGTCATCGACGTCGACTCGACCAGCATGACCTTAGCGTTGACTACAAAAATTCCGAAGTCATTCACCCCCCAAGGCCTATTAGAGGAAATCCAGTCTTAACTGTTGAATTGCAGCTAAAAGTGTATTTCTACGGTGCGTCCATCAGAGGAGCACACTGTGGTCTTCCTCCAGAAAGGCCCCCTGGTGCTAGTGTGCGTGTCCAGCAGCCAGCAATCGGAGCAGCAGCTGCGTGGGGAGCTCCTCTACGTCTACTACCAGATCATCAGCATGCTCACGCAGGCCAGTATCTCGCGCATTTTCGAGCACAAGAAGAACTACGACCTGCGGCGGCTGCTGGCGGGTTCTGAGAAGATCCTGGACGGCCTCCTGGACCTGGTGGACTCGGACCCCAGCTTCTTACTGGAAGCCGTGCACTGCCTGCCGCTCGCCTCCTCCCTCAGGGACTCCCTTAGCCAAATTTTGCAGAAGGCCATCACGCCCAACCTGGTCTTCTCCATCCTCATTGCTAAGAACCAGCTGCTGACCGTGGTGCAGGAGAGGGCGGTCATCGAGGACGCACGTTTGGAGCCTGCTGACGTCCACCTGCTGCTCAACCTGATCGGCGCCTCCTCCGCCTTCCAGGCCGGCGAGATCTGGACGCCCATCTGCCTGCCGCTCTTCAACCCCGACTGTTACTTCTATGCGTACATCTCTTACTTGGACCCACCCGAGTGCACCGTGTGCCTGCTGCTGCTCTCCACTGACAAAGAGGCCTTCTACGCCGTGGCTGAGTGCAAGCGGCGCATCGAGGAGGCTATGGTGGCGCAGGGCTCGTTGGGCCTCATCGCCAAGGTGCAGTCATACAGCGTGAGCCAGGTGGGCGTCGCCGACCTCAGGCACTTCATGTACAAGCCCTTCGACGTGCCCGACAACCACCGCCAGCTCACACAGTTCACCAGGTCTGTTTCTtcttatttcatgtttttgtttgtggtgtTCTATAGTGCATGTCTTCATTAGGTCACCAGCAAATTGCAGGGTtgtgggtgagttggagcctctcccagttgACTGTGGCAAGCGAAGCCAGGTCTACCTTGAACTGGTCTAAATGCTGAAATTATTAATTCTAAACATGTTTAGGAAAGGTGCCTCTATGCAACTTTTGAGCCAGCTTTAGCAAAGCTTACTCCTCCTGACCAACCTATACGAAAGGAAAGGAGATATGTGACCCACAACTTCTTTAATTTGATTATTAAGCAAATATTTTGGAGGTAAAGTCCGCAAGCGAGAGACTTGCATCAGCAATACTTGCCGTTGCGCGATGAGTTAGGAAAACTTGAGTCGAACTCAATTGAAATGGTGCTGTCCTTCCTTATGTTCAAAAAGAGGCACCTTTTCATCTCCCCTTGACCCGATGATGTATTCCAACAAAGGTTAAGAAAAGGTGGTGTAAAGGTTAGGCGATTTTACTTTCTGAAGAGgcgtgttttgtgtgtgcgcgccatgACTTTGTTTTATGAATGGTAACAGGTGCATACACAATTATGTATCATCTGCcgtctagtggaagagcatttaattgtcttGCCTGTCCACTTTTAATGGATCCTTGTGTATGACCCTAATGGTGACTTTGTTGATGTCACCAGCCCCGAGATGGAGGCCCCATACCACAACGAGGAGGAGAAAATGAGGCTGCTGGACCTTTATCGTTCCATGCACAGCCGCATCCACAGCAGCTCTCGACCGCTCAAGCTCATCTACCACGTGGCCGAGAGGGAAACTCTGCTAGCATGGGTGCGTATGTGCTATTCTACGCCCTTATTTAGAATCTATGGCACTTTTACAGAACAGttcggccaattttttttttcttgtgagcaaaaagcagagagaggtgcaaaaagcagagagagGAGCGCTGTAtgctggcagtgaactcaactcacttcacagcaagcagcagtttgacagatcGTGAatatttcttcaaaaaaagagatgACATTCatagtcaaacaaaacataaagctAATTacgcaatgtttatttaaccaaaccacataactttgcctttggaaagtcagctagcttaatggtAACACACACCCCAAAACGCAGTAGATGGTCTTACTAATAACATTGGTGTTGCAGTGTTATGACCCATTAAGCAATGGATGTTTCCACACAATCGGTGCAGCAACGTATgatgtaatataacaatactcacaggcatatattctttatcctctgtgaagaatgactactattacagcatcttactgagGAGGTGAGACAGTCTCGTTGTACAGTATAcacgtatgtctgtattatactgggCCGAGTtagccaaggtgcacacaccagaaggagcaccacAGTGTCCAATGAATTGAAGTAAAAAATATGGCAacaatggttgtttctttacattctattgtcattgtaattactgtatgtttgtttaaagtacaatactatagagtgctattgttttcttattaaaaatacaacaaaaaaatgtttggcaaGAACAgtataatggcatttccattcattccaattggcaaagatgatttgagatgcaagtgttttgagttatgagcgtggtcacagaacaaattaaacatatctcaaggcactactgtactgGTAGAGGGGAAATTAATTGGCTTGTCGCTCTCTGACTCAGCCTGTGTGCGCTACATACAAACTAGCCTCAGTACACGTGATCTTTAGATGTCCCAGTTGCTCCACCACTCGGACACACTACTGGCAAGTGATCAGTGGTCACCATAGTAACAACAAAGATGACTTTATCTTTATTACAAAGCTAttgtagcgattatgtatgaaataagaattgtaattaatttaggataaagtaataaacCGGGAGCGatgtttgcgttacttccggtttcacgtaaaatttgatttgattgttaaaataaaaaaaagatttcaaaggGTACCACGTCAAATTTTTCACGTTTAACTTTAGgcaaaatgacgacaaacctttttaaatcagtctcagaatctggaggttgctacactcgacaacattttgagtcctaggttacagaggtttacttaaattcagaacacacacaaaatatgaccaagagtggaattttatggtatatttaatgaaacacacaactacaactacaaaaagaaaataacactaagggtaaacaaaagaaagaaaatggaaaagaggacatcgtgtgtggtcgctgggctaaactaaatgagcgtTTAATGTGTTGAGTCAGAGTCAGCCTTCTTGGGAGAAGTGGCCAAACTTTCTCTTCTTGTCTCTTTCgtggctcgctggcaatttcagagcgatcccgCTTGGCTGGGAGCGGACCCAGTACCTTCGTAGTAGCGGCTCTGATCGCTTAGTGGAGGCCCACGTTTAGGCTGGGAAGCCATGTCCCGTCGATCCTGGCTCGCGTTTACCAAGCCGTGTGTCCGCACAAAGGGGGAAACAAGGGACGGGTGACCGACGGCCAGCCCGGCTGGCGAGCTGCCCGCAAGGTACGAGGAGAGGAAAAACTCCCTGAGAAAGGTGCAGGGCGTAGGAAGAGGTagtgccgacttggagaagaccacgccgaccagcctgaatcttgtccacaaatttgagtaaataggttttaaaataataatctcacacactcccaactttgtactctcccgtatagaatcattgtttcaactttggtcgtggcagatggcttgtttattgttcaatacaacatttcgtactctttgatttcaaatcatgaacagcattcaaaatcatgcagaggatctgtcaaagtgagaatggggacacagacaccagGTGTAAGGATTGTTGTTTGGTCATTTTGCGCAGGTGACAAGTAAGTTCGAGCTGTACACGTGCTTCAGTCCACTGGTGACCAAGGCGTGCGCCATCACCGTCATCACCAAGCTCCTCCGGTGGAtcaagaaggaggaggagcgcCTATTTATCAGGTACCCGCCCAAGTACTCCACCACGCCTAACCCCGCGAAGAGCTTGCGGGGGGCCAAGGCGGAGCCGACGGACTCTGCTGACAACGGCTTCCTGTCCCTGCTATGAGGGGACCCATCAAACGCTCCATTTTGACACTTGTCAGCGGGGGACGCAAAAGCAAGAGGTAGGAACACCTTTTAATTTTCAGCCGGAAGCGGCGATGGACAGTGATATTTAAGTGGTTTTACTTAGTTTTATCAAACAATGAATGTATTGCATGGGAGACTTCTTTAACAGGATTATTATGCAAGTGGAGATGGA
Encoded here:
- the mon1bb gene encoding vacuolar fusion protein MON1 homolog B isoform X5; amino-acid sequence: MDMDNHQEGETQGVKICGPLIEGNTPDTLATSLSLLGNHMFPDLVARKAAHDEEQTQDVPEEPPQDTEGSHPPPATEPESEEPQDDVVDGAQSESGEFVVTVLAKAKLEEQGLGVKGRSSPLLETGIQESPPTAHGVSNRDEDVTTESWRRHRKHVFVLSEAGKPIYSRYGSEEALSSTMGVMMALVSFVQSGDNIIRSVYSEEHTVVFLQKGPLVLVCVSSSQQSEQQLRGELLYVYYQIISMLTQASISRIFEHKKNYDLRRLLAGSEKILDGLLDLVDSDPSFLLEAVHCLPLASSLRDSLSQILQKAITPNLVFSILIAKNQLLTVVQERAVIEDARLEPADVHLLLNLIGASSAFQAGEIWTPICLPLFNPDCYFYAYISYLDPPECTVCLLLLSTDKEAFYAVAECKRRIEEAMVAQGSLGLIAKVQSYSVSQVGVADLRHFMYKPFDVPDNHRQLTQFTSPEMEAPYHNEEEKMRLLDLYRSMHSRIHSSSRPLKLIYHVAERETLLAWVTSKFELYTCFSPLVTKACAITVITKLLRWIKKEEERLFIRYPPKYSTTPNPAKSLRGAKAEPTDSADNGFLSLL
- the mon1bb gene encoding vacuolar fusion protein MON1 homolog B isoform X3 — its product is MSPRSARSLNATTRQQSSTAALATGDWDGIMDMDNHQEGETQGVKICGPLIEGNTPGNHMFPDLVARKAAHDEEQTQDVPEEPPQDTEGSHPPPATEPESEEPQDDVVDGAQSESGEFVVTVLAKAKLEEQGLGVKGRSSPLLETGIQESPPTAHGVSNRDEDVTTESWRRHRKHVFVLSEAGKPIYSRYGSEEALSSTMGVMMALVSFVQSGDNIIRSVYSEEHTVVFLQKGPLVLVCVSSSQQSEQQLRGELLYVYYQIISMLTQASISRIFEHKKNYDLRRLLAGSEKILDGLLDLVDSDPSFLLEAVHCLPLASSLRDSLSQILQKAITPNLVFSILIAKNQLLTVVQERAVIEDARLEPADVHLLLNLIGASSAFQAGEIWTPICLPLFNPDCYFYAYISYLDPPECTVCLLLLSTDKEAFYAVAECKRRIEEAMVAQGSLGLIAKVQSYSVSQVGVADLRHFMYKPFDVPDNHRQLTQFTSPEMEAPYHNEEEKMRLLDLYRSMHSRIHSSSRPLKLIYHVAERETLLAWVTSKFELYTCFSPLVTKACAITVITKLLRWIKKEEERLFIRYPPKYSTTPNPAKSLRGAKAEPTDSADNGFLSLL
- the mon1bb gene encoding vacuolar fusion protein MON1 homolog B isoform X1: MSPRSARSLNATTRQQSSTAALATGDWDGIMDMDNHQEGETQGVKICGPLIEGNTPADTLATSLSLLGNHMFPDLVARKAAHDEEQTQDVPEEPPQDTEGSHPPPATEPESEEPQDDVVDGAQSESGEFVVTVLAKAKLEEQGLGVKGRSSPLLETGIQESPPTAHGVSNRDEDVTTESWRRHRKHVFVLSEAGKPIYSRYGSEEALSSTMGVMMALVSFVQSGDNIIRSVYSEEHTVVFLQKGPLVLVCVSSSQQSEQQLRGELLYVYYQIISMLTQASISRIFEHKKNYDLRRLLAGSEKILDGLLDLVDSDPSFLLEAVHCLPLASSLRDSLSQILQKAITPNLVFSILIAKNQLLTVVQERAVIEDARLEPADVHLLLNLIGASSAFQAGEIWTPICLPLFNPDCYFYAYISYLDPPECTVCLLLLSTDKEAFYAVAECKRRIEEAMVAQGSLGLIAKVQSYSVSQVGVADLRHFMYKPFDVPDNHRQLTQFTSPEMEAPYHNEEEKMRLLDLYRSMHSRIHSSSRPLKLIYHVAERETLLAWVTSKFELYTCFSPLVTKACAITVITKLLRWIKKEEERLFIRYPPKYSTTPNPAKSLRGAKAEPTDSADNGFLSLL
- the mon1bb gene encoding vacuolar fusion protein MON1 homolog B isoform X2, which produces MSPRSARSLNATTRQQSSTAALATGDWDGIMDMDNHQEGETQGVKICGPLIEGNTPDTLATSLSLLGNHMFPDLVARKAAHDEEQTQDVPEEPPQDTEGSHPPPATEPESEEPQDDVVDGAQSESGEFVVTVLAKAKLEEQGLGVKGRSSPLLETGIQESPPTAHGVSNRDEDVTTESWRRHRKHVFVLSEAGKPIYSRYGSEEALSSTMGVMMALVSFVQSGDNIIRSVYSEEHTVVFLQKGPLVLVCVSSSQQSEQQLRGELLYVYYQIISMLTQASISRIFEHKKNYDLRRLLAGSEKILDGLLDLVDSDPSFLLEAVHCLPLASSLRDSLSQILQKAITPNLVFSILIAKNQLLTVVQERAVIEDARLEPADVHLLLNLIGASSAFQAGEIWTPICLPLFNPDCYFYAYISYLDPPECTVCLLLLSTDKEAFYAVAECKRRIEEAMVAQGSLGLIAKVQSYSVSQVGVADLRHFMYKPFDVPDNHRQLTQFTSPEMEAPYHNEEEKMRLLDLYRSMHSRIHSSSRPLKLIYHVAERETLLAWVTSKFELYTCFSPLVTKACAITVITKLLRWIKKEEERLFIRYPPKYSTTPNPAKSLRGAKAEPTDSADNGFLSLL
- the mon1bb gene encoding vacuolar fusion protein MON1 homolog B isoform X6; its protein translation is MDMDNHQEGETQGVKICGPLIEGNTPGNHMFPDLVARKAAHDEEQTQDVPEEPPQDTEGSHPPPATEPESEEPQDDVVDGAQSESGEFVVTVLAKAKLEEQGLGVKGRSSPLLETGIQESPPTAHGVSNRDEDVTTESWRRHRKHVFVLSEAGKPIYSRYGSEEALSSTMGVMMALVSFVQSGDNIIRSVYSEEHTVVFLQKGPLVLVCVSSSQQSEQQLRGELLYVYYQIISMLTQASISRIFEHKKNYDLRRLLAGSEKILDGLLDLVDSDPSFLLEAVHCLPLASSLRDSLSQILQKAITPNLVFSILIAKNQLLTVVQERAVIEDARLEPADVHLLLNLIGASSAFQAGEIWTPICLPLFNPDCYFYAYISYLDPPECTVCLLLLSTDKEAFYAVAECKRRIEEAMVAQGSLGLIAKVQSYSVSQVGVADLRHFMYKPFDVPDNHRQLTQFTSPEMEAPYHNEEEKMRLLDLYRSMHSRIHSSSRPLKLIYHVAERETLLAWVTSKFELYTCFSPLVTKACAITVITKLLRWIKKEEERLFIRYPPKYSTTPNPAKSLRGAKAEPTDSADNGFLSLL
- the mon1bb gene encoding vacuolar fusion protein MON1 homolog B isoform X4 encodes the protein MDMDNHQEGETQGVKICGPLIEGNTPADTLATSLSLLGNHMFPDLVARKAAHDEEQTQDVPEEPPQDTEGSHPPPATEPESEEPQDDVVDGAQSESGEFVVTVLAKAKLEEQGLGVKGRSSPLLETGIQESPPTAHGVSNRDEDVTTESWRRHRKHVFVLSEAGKPIYSRYGSEEALSSTMGVMMALVSFVQSGDNIIRSVYSEEHTVVFLQKGPLVLVCVSSSQQSEQQLRGELLYVYYQIISMLTQASISRIFEHKKNYDLRRLLAGSEKILDGLLDLVDSDPSFLLEAVHCLPLASSLRDSLSQILQKAITPNLVFSILIAKNQLLTVVQERAVIEDARLEPADVHLLLNLIGASSAFQAGEIWTPICLPLFNPDCYFYAYISYLDPPECTVCLLLLSTDKEAFYAVAECKRRIEEAMVAQGSLGLIAKVQSYSVSQVGVADLRHFMYKPFDVPDNHRQLTQFTSPEMEAPYHNEEEKMRLLDLYRSMHSRIHSSSRPLKLIYHVAERETLLAWVTSKFELYTCFSPLVTKACAITVITKLLRWIKKEEERLFIRYPPKYSTTPNPAKSLRGAKAEPTDSADNGFLSLL